One region of Ictalurus furcatus strain D&B chromosome 17, Billie_1.0, whole genome shotgun sequence genomic DNA includes:
- the LOC128621813 gene encoding olfactory receptor 2AT4-like isoform X2: MVVRNMTFVKDFFIVGFPGLHPNYYALVSAFMFLIYMCILIGNGIFLLLFATNKSLHKPMYFIYISLVMSDVLFSTCTLPKIIARYWFQDGTISFAACFFQMYLVHYFGTVNSYTLAVMAIDRYIAVCYPFRYHSIMSNRNILIMSIVVWVFAHSSIIMMVVRASPLPYCGANTIVQCYCDHVSVTRLACTDRTPYSFPAFVYAMVVLLGSLAIIVFSYSCIILAVLQISSAHGRLKVFSTCSSQLIIIALFFLPRCFNYLAANIGITFNADLQIAIIMLYSLLPPMINPLLYSLKTEEVKKILIRKVKKIPS; encoded by the exons ATGGTTGTGA GAAACATGACCTTTGTGAAGGACTTTTTCATTGTTGGTTTTCCTGGACTTCATCCTAACTACTATGCCCTTGTATCTGCATTTATGTTCTTAATTTATATGTGCATCTTGATAGGGAATGGaatttttcttctgttgtttgCAACAAACAAAAGTCTTCATAAaccaatgtattttatttatataagccTCGTGATGTCTGATGTGTTGTTCAGTACATGCACCTTACCAAAGATCATTGCTCGATATTGGTTCCAAGATGGGACCATTTCTTTTGCAGCTTGTTTTTTTCAGATGTACTTAGTGCATTATTTTGGTACAGTCAATTCATACACACTAGCTGTAATGGCCATAGATCGATATATAGCAGTCTGCTACCCATTTCGTTACCATTCTATTATGTcaaatagaaatatattaattatgTCCATTGTAGTCTGGGTTTTTGCTCATTCTAGCATTATAATGATGGTTGTTCGGGCTTCCCCCCTCCCTTACTGTGGAGCCAACACCATTGTTCAATGCTATTGTGATCATGTATCTGTTACCCGACTTGCATGCACTGACAGGACTCCATATAGTTTTCCTGCTTTTGTTTATGCCATGGTAGTACTGTTGGGATCTCTTGCCATTATTGTGTTCTCCTACTCCTGTATTATTTTAGCTGTCCTACAAATATCAAGTGCACATGGGAGGCTAAAGGTTTTTTCCACATGTAGTTCTCAACTTATTATAATTGCACTCTTCTTCTTACCCAGGTGTTTTAATTACTTGGCTGCGAATATAGGTATCACCTTTAATGCTGATTTGCAAATAGCCATCATAATGCTGTATAGCCTGCTACCTCCAATGATCAACCCTTTACTCTACAGtctaaaaacagaagaagttAAGAAAATCTTgataagaaaagtaaaaaaaataccaagTTAG
- the LOC128621073 gene encoding olfactory receptor 2AT4-like, translating to MSIYTETLYKNSTTNIPEFVLEGFTGIPAKYYGLVGTFFFFIYLMLASGNVFILVFVACEKSLQKPTYIIFCNLAISDLGFGTTTLPRIIAKYWMSEIISFNGCFTQMYFVHYFGTCTSFLMALMALDRFVAICNPLRYPVLITHTTIVILCSVLWIGNLLILGAITAYTLSVPYCGPNIIRHCYCDYISISNLACADITAIKATSFTIAMTVLWGPLFYIIFSYVAIIISVMKISNKDGRYKAFLTCTPQLFIICLYYLPRSFVYVTFSVGLRFETNLYIAMIMMYSLFPALINPLIYCFRTKEIKDTLMKKLKQRQVRVNRKSILT from the coding sequence ATGTCTATCTATACTGaaacactgtacaaaaacaGCACGACCAATATTCCTGAATTTGTCCTTGAAGGATTCACAGGAATTCCTGCTAAGTATTATGGATTGGTAGgaacctttttcttcttcatttatcTGATGCTGGCATCTGGGAACGTTTTCATCCTTGTATTTGTGGCATGTGAAAAAAGTCTTCAGAAGCCAACGTATATCATCTTCTGTAATCTTGCAATATCAGATCTTGGATTTGGAACTACAACTCTGCCCAGAATCATTGCTAAGTACTGGATGTCAGAGATCATTTCATTCAATGGTTGTTTTACACAAATGTATTTTGTCCATTATTTTGGGACTTGCACCTCATTTCTTATGGCATTAATGGCCCTTGATCGATTTGTTGCCATATGTAACCCATTGAGATATCCAGTTCTGATTACACACACCACTATTGTGATTCTTTGTTCAGTGCTTTGGATAGGAAACCTCCTCATTCTTGGTGCAATTACTGCATATACCCTTAGTGTGCCTTATTGTGGCCCAAATATTATACGTCACTGCTACTGTGACTATATTTCAATAAGTAATCTAGCATGTGCAGACATAACAGCCATAAAAGCCACTAGTTTTACCATAGCTATGACTGTACTGTGGGGTcctttattttatatcatattttctTATGTGGCCATCATTATTTCAGTCATGAAAATCTCAAATAAAGATGGACGCTATAAAGCCTTTTTAACATGTACTCCACAGCTATTTATCATCTGCCTGTACTATCTCCCCAGAAGTTTTGTGTATGTGACATTTTCTGTTGGATTACGTTTTGAAACAAACCTCTATATTGCAATGATAATGATGTACAGTCTTTTCCCTGCCCTCATTAATCCACTCATATACTGCTTTAGGACCAAAGAAATTAAGGacacattaatgaaaaaattgAAGCAGAGACAGGTGAGGGTAAATAGAAAAAGTATTTTAACCTAA
- the LOC128621813 gene encoding olfactory receptor 2AT4-like isoform X1 translates to MSGGNMTFVKDFFIVGFPGLHPNYYALVSAFMFLIYMCILIGNGIFLLLFATNKSLHKPMYFIYISLVMSDVLFSTCTLPKIIARYWFQDGTISFAACFFQMYLVHYFGTVNSYTLAVMAIDRYIAVCYPFRYHSIMSNRNILIMSIVVWVFAHSSIIMMVVRASPLPYCGANTIVQCYCDHVSVTRLACTDRTPYSFPAFVYAMVVLLGSLAIIVFSYSCIILAVLQISSAHGRLKVFSTCSSQLIIIALFFLPRCFNYLAANIGITFNADLQIAIIMLYSLLPPMINPLLYSLKTEEVKKILIRKVKKIPS, encoded by the coding sequence ATGTCAGGAGGAAACATGACCTTTGTGAAGGACTTTTTCATTGTTGGTTTTCCTGGACTTCATCCTAACTACTATGCCCTTGTATCTGCATTTATGTTCTTAATTTATATGTGCATCTTGATAGGGAATGGaatttttcttctgttgtttgCAACAAACAAAAGTCTTCATAAaccaatgtattttatttatataagccTCGTGATGTCTGATGTGTTGTTCAGTACATGCACCTTACCAAAGATCATTGCTCGATATTGGTTCCAAGATGGGACCATTTCTTTTGCAGCTTGTTTTTTTCAGATGTACTTAGTGCATTATTTTGGTACAGTCAATTCATACACACTAGCTGTAATGGCCATAGATCGATATATAGCAGTCTGCTACCCATTTCGTTACCATTCTATTATGTcaaatagaaatatattaattatgTCCATTGTAGTCTGGGTTTTTGCTCATTCTAGCATTATAATGATGGTTGTTCGGGCTTCCCCCCTCCCTTACTGTGGAGCCAACACCATTGTTCAATGCTATTGTGATCATGTATCTGTTACCCGACTTGCATGCACTGACAGGACTCCATATAGTTTTCCTGCTTTTGTTTATGCCATGGTAGTACTGTTGGGATCTCTTGCCATTATTGTGTTCTCCTACTCCTGTATTATTTTAGCTGTCCTACAAATATCAAGTGCACATGGGAGGCTAAAGGTTTTTTCCACATGTAGTTCTCAACTTATTATAATTGCACTCTTCTTCTTACCCAGGTGTTTTAATTACTTGGCTGCGAATATAGGTATCACCTTTAATGCTGATTTGCAAATAGCCATCATAATGCTGTATAGCCTGCTACCTCCAATGATCAACCCTTTACTCTACAGtctaaaaacagaagaagttAAGAAAATCTTgataagaaaagtaaaaaaaataccaagTTAG
- the LOC128621071 gene encoding olfactory receptor 10A3-like: MSIYTETLYKNSTANIPEFVIEGFTGIPAKYYGLVGTFFFFIYLMLASGNVFILVFVACEKSLQKPTYIIFCNLAISDLGFGTTTLPGIIAKYWMSEIISFNGCFTQMYFVHYFGTCTSFLMALMALDRFVAICNPLRYPVLITHTTIAILCSVLWIGNLLILGVITAHIISVPYCGPNIIRHCYCDNVSIRNLACADITAIKVTSTAIAMTVLWGPLFYIIFSYVAIIISVMKISNKDGRYKAFLTCTPQLFIICLYYLPRSFVYIALNVGFRFETNLYIAVVMTYSFFPALINPLIYCFRTKEIKDTLMKKLKQRQVRINRKSILT, encoded by the coding sequence ATGTCTATCTATACTGAAACATTGTACAAAAACAGCACGGCCAATATTCCTGAATTTGTGATTGAAGGATTCACAGGAATTCCTGCTAAGTATTATGGATTGGTAGgaacctttttcttcttcatttatcTGATGCTGGCATCTGGGAACGTTTTCATCCTTGTATTTGTGGCATGTGAAAAAAGTCTTCAGAAGCCAACGTATATCATCTTCTGTAATCTTGCAATATCAGATCTTGGATTTGGAACTACAACTCTGCCAGGAATTATTGCTAAGTACTGGATGTCAGAGATCATTTCATTCAATGGTTGTTTTACACAAATGTATTTTGTCCATTATTTTGGGACTTGCACCTCATTTCTTATGGCATTAATGGCCCTTGATCGATTTGTTGCCATATGTAACCCATTGAGATATCCAGTTCTGATTACACACACCACTATTGCGATTCTTTGTTCAGTGCTTTGGATAGGAAACCTCCTCATTCTTGGTGTCATTACTGCACATATCATTAGTGTGCCTTATTGTGGCCCAAATATTATACGTCACTGCTACTGTGACAATGTTTCAATAAGAAATCTAGCATGTGCAGACATAACAGCCATAAAAGTCACTAGTACTGCCATTGCTATGACTGTACTGTGGGGTcctttattttatatcatattttctTATGTGGCCATCATTATTTCAGTCATGAAAATCTCAAATAAAGATGGACGCTATAAAGCCTTTTTAACATGTACTCCACAGCTATTTATCATCTGCCTGTACTATCTCCCCAGAAGTTTTGTGTATATTGCACTTAATGTTGGATTTCGTTTTGAAACAAACCTCTATATTGCAGTGGTAATGACGTACAGTTTTTTCCCTGCCCTCATTAATCCACTCATCTACTGCTTTAGGACCAAAGAAATTAAGGacacattaatgaaaaaattaaAGCAAAGACAGGTGAGGATAAATAGAAAAAGTATTTTAACCTAA
- the LOC128621072 gene encoding olfactory receptor 2AT4-like: MATSGPPSEVNMAASELQRETYGEVSVVEFQPEVNMATSGSLPEPIKLFRCPAQLRRPSCCPVQPGKLSNVPVLLGASSSISVLLRLSSSVPVLLGASSSVPVLLGASSRLSIPLGVVLRLSAARRRPPRFRYRFSYVLMEEMSIYTETLYKNSTTNIPEFVLEGFTGIPAKYYGLVGTFFFFIYLMLASGNVFILVFVACEKSLQKPTYIIFCNLAISDLGFGTTTLPGIIAKYWMSEIISFNGCFTQMYFVHYFGTCTSFLMALMAYDRFVAICNPLRYPVLITHTTIAILCSVLWIGNLLILGAITAYTLSVPYCGPNIIRHCYCDHSSVRNLACADITAIKDTTFAIAMTVLWGPLFYIIFSYVAIIISVMKISNKGGRYKAFLTCTPQLFIICLYYLPRTFVYIAFNVGFRVESNLRIAVVMMYSLFPSLINPLIYCFRTKEIKETLMKKLKQRQVRLSSAFTISPEVLCR; the protein is encoded by the exons atggcaacctctggGCCCCCGTCTGAAGTCAACATGgcagcctcagagctccagcgtgagacctacggggaggtctcagttGTGGAGTTCCAACCCGAggttaacatggcaacctctggGTCTCTGCCCGAg CCGATTAAGCTGTTCCGAtgtccagcccagctgaggaggccgtcctgctgccctgtccaGCCGGGGAAGCTGTCCAACGTTCCAGTGCTGCTGGGGGCGTCGTCCAGCATTTCAGTGCTGTTGCGGTTGTCGTCCAGCGTTCCAGTGCTGCTGGGGGCGTCGTCCAGCGTTCCAGTGCTGCTGGGGGCGTCGTCCCGACTTTCAATCCCgctgggggtggtgctccgcctGTCTGCTGCCCGGCGGAGGCCGCCTCGTTTTCGTTACA GGTTTAGTTAtgtgctcatggaagag ATGTCTATCTATACTGaaacactgtacaaaaacaGCACGACCAATATTCCTGAATTTGTCCTTGAAGGATTCACAGGAATTCCTGCTAAGTATTATGGATTGGTAGgaacctttttcttcttcatttatcTGATGCTGGCATCTGGGAACGTTTTCATCCTTGTATTTGTGGCATGTGAAAAAAGTCTTCAGAAGCCAACGTATATCATCTTCTGTAATCTTGCAATATCAGATCTTGGATTTGGAACTACAACTCTGCCAGGAATCATTGCTAAGTACTGGATGTCAGAGATCATTTCATTCAATGGTTGTTTTACACAAATGTATTTTGTCCATTATTTTGGGACTTGCACCTCATTTCTTATGGCATTAATGGCCTATGATCGATTTGTTGCCATATGTAACCCATTGAGATATCCAGTTCTGATTACACATACCACTATTGCGATTCTTTGTTCAGTGCTTTGGATAGGAAACCTCCTCATTCTTGGTGCAATTACTGCATATACCCTTAGTGTGCCTTACTGTGGCCCAAATATTATACGTCACTGCTACTGTGACCATAGTTCAGTAAGAAATCTAGCATGTGCAGACATAACAGCCATAAAAGACACTACTTTTGCCATTGCTATGACTGTACTGTGGGGTcctttattttatatcatattttctTATGTGGCCATCATTATTTCAGTCATGAAAATCTCAAATAAAGGTGGACGCTATAAAGCCTTTTTAACATGTACTCCACAGCTATTTATTATCTGCCTGTACTATCTCCCCAGAACTTTTGTGTatattgcatttaatgttggaTTTCGTGTGGAATCAAACCTCCGCATTGCAGTGGTAATGATGTACAgtcttttcccctctctcatCAATCCACTCATATACTGCTTTAGGACCAAAGAAATTAAGGAGACATTaatgaagaaattaaaacaaagacaGGTGAGGCTGTCATCTGCCTTTACTATCTCCCCAGAAGTTTTGTGTAGGTAA
- the LOC128621410 gene encoding olfactory receptor 2AT4-like, translating into MSGGNMTFVKDFFIVGFPGLRPNYYALVSAVMFLVYVCIVIGNGIFLLLFATNKSLHKPMYYIYVSLVLSDVLFSTCTLPKIIARYWFQDGTISFAACFFQMYLVHYFGVVSSYTLAVMAIDRYIAVCFPFHYHSLMSNRNIVILSLAVWVFSHPCSIMLVVRASPLPYCGANTIVHCYCDHISITRLACTDRTPYSLPAFVYAMVILLGSLAIIVVSYSFIILAVLQISSTQGRLKTFSTCSSQLIIIALFFLPRCFNYLAANVGITFNADLQIAIIMLYSLLPPMINPLLYSLKTEEVKKIIIRTFRKRPS; encoded by the coding sequence ATGTCAGGAGGAAACATGACATTTGTGAAGGACTTTTTTATAGTTGGTTTTCCTGGACTTCGTCCAAATTACTATGCCCTTGTATCTGCAGTTATGTTCTTAGTTTATGTGTGCATCGTGATAGGGAATGGaatttttcttctgttgtttgCAACAaacaaaagtctccataaaccCATGTATTACATTTACGTAAGTCTTGTGTTGTCTGATGTATTGTTCAGTACATGCACCTTACCAAAGATCATTGCTCGATATTGGTTCCAAGATGGGACCATTTCTTTTGCAGCTTGTTTTTTTCAGATGTACTTAGTGCATTATTTTGGTGTGGTCAGTTCATACACACTAGCTGTAATGGCCATAGATCGATATATAGCAGTCTGCTTCCCATTTCATTACCACAGTCTTATGTCAAACAGGAATATAGTAATTCTGAGCCTAGCAGTTTGGGTTTTTTCTCATCCTTGCAGTATAATGTTGGTTGTTCGGGCTTCTCCCCTACCTTACTGTGGAGCCAACACCATTGTTCACTGCTATTGTGATCACATATCTATTACCCGACTTGCATGCACTGACAGGACTCCATATAGTTTACCAGCTTTTGTTTATGCCATGGTAATATTGCTGGGATCTCTTGCCATTATTGTGGTCTCATATTCTTTCATTATTCTAGCTGTCCTACAAATATCAAGTACACAGGGTCGGCTAAAGACTTTTTCCACATGTAGTTCTCAACTCATTATAATTGCGCTCTTCTTCTTACCAAGGTGTTTTAATTACTTGGCCGCCAATGTAGGGATCACATTTAATGCTGATTTGCAAATAGCCATCATTATGCTGTATAGCCTGCTACCTCCAATGATAAATCCTTTACTGTATAGtctaaaaacagaagaagttAAGAAGATTATTATAAGAACATTTAGAAAAAGGCCAAGTTAG